In Chitinophaga nivalis, a single genomic region encodes these proteins:
- a CDS encoding HU family DNA-binding protein: MRKADLINNIAEKTGIPKVDVLVTLEAMFKEVKEALANGEHIYIRGFGSFITKKRAAKIGRNIKKNVAVEIPEHFIPAFKPSKEFVAEVKKLKSS; the protein is encoded by the coding sequence ATGAGAAAAGCTGATTTAATTAACAACATTGCTGAAAAAACCGGCATCCCCAAAGTAGATGTATTAGTAACACTTGAGGCTATGTTTAAAGAGGTGAAAGAAGCTCTTGCCAATGGTGAACACATTTACATCCGAGGGTTTGGTAGTTTTATCACAAAGAAAAGAGCCGCCAAGATTGGCCGTAACATTAAGAAGAACGTGGCTGTGGAGATCCCTGAGCATTTTATCCCGGCATTCAAACCTTCGAAAGAATTTGTTGCTGAGGTAAAGAAGCTCAAAAGTTCTTAA